The nucleotide sequence AGAAACGGAACATAACTAGCTTTAATTGCTTCTCTCCAATCGTCAAAACTTTCATGAAATGAATAATAAGATTTATCTAATATTTTTTTTAGCACTAAAATCATCTCCTATAAAATTGAACGGAATGGAACGTTAGGTTCATCTGTGAAACAATCTTCAAAACCTCTTCTATAATGATACTGACGCTTATCTTTATCATTTGGATAAATAAATTTTCCTCCAACATCCCAAATAAATGGTTTAAACTTATATTGAAGTACATCTTTCTTGTACTCATAAAGCATATTAACTTCTTGAGGATCAGCTTTAAAATTAGTCCAAACATCATAATGGAAAGGAATTACAACCTTGCATTGAAGTGCTTCAGCCATACGCAATACGTCAATTGATGTCATTTTATCTTGATTTCCAATAGGATTTTCCCCAAAAGATCCAAGAGCAACGTCTATTTCATAATCTTTCCCATGTTTTGCGTAATACACAGAATAATGTGAATCTCCACTATGGTATATACTTCCAGCATCAGTCTTTATTAAATAGTTAACAGCTTTTTCATCCATATCAGTTGGACAAACTCCTCTGATATCTTCATCAGCAGTAACCAAACAAGTTCTATCAAAACTATCTAAAACTACAATTTCAACCTCATTTATCTTAACTACATCACCAGGTTTAACTTCAACACATCTATCAGCAGGCACTCCATAAGAAAGCCACTTCTCTATACATTTTTTAGGTCCAATGAATGGAACTTTTTTCTCAACATTTTTCATAACTGCAGCTGCATAAAAAGGATCTATATGATCGTTATGGTAATGTGTGGATAAAACTGCATCAACATTTTTAACAGCAAATGGATCAAATACAATTGGAGCTGCCCTTAAATTAGGCTGAGTTGCTCTACCACCCGTCATATTTCTCATTTGATGATACTTATCCATTTCTTTAACTTTTTTACTTCTTTTACCATTTCCAAACCATAAATCGATTGAGATATTAGTATTTTGATGAGTTTTAACCCAAATACCTGTACACCCAATCCACCACATTGCAAATGTTCCTTTTTCTACAACTTCTTCATCTATCTCTTCATTAAGCCAAGTTCCCCACTCAGGAAATGCCCCAAGTATCCAAGACTCTCTAGTTATTTCATCTATCTTACTCAATTTAAACACCCCTAACATTTATTATATATATTTTAAATTTACTATAAGACATTGTCTAAATTCAATTGTTTTTAAGAACATTTTTATTTTTATATGATCATTTTTATTTAATCAATTGTTAATAATAATATAATAATATTTGACAAACCATAATTTTAAACAGTTATAATAAAATTAATCATAAGTGCAATGGTACAATTATTTATTTGATAAAGTGGTGAGTATTTTGAAAATATCCAAGAAAATAATCAATACTCGTAGAGGCAAAATACTAATGGAAATACAAACCTCCGACAAAGTATTCGTAAACACTCTTTCTAAAAAACTTAAAGTATCCCCTCTAACAATTAGACGTGATTTACAAGTACTTGAAGACAATGGTTTTATTGAGAGATTCTATGGAGGTGCAAAATTTAAAAACAAAAATTTATACATAAAAGAAAGGAAGGATTATATTGATTCAATCGCAAAAATAGCTTCAAATTATGTTGAGGATAATGATATTATTTTTGTAAACACTAGTAAAATAACTTTAAAAATGCTTGAATATATACACAATAAAAATGTAAATGTTATCACAAATAACGCAAACGCTATACTCATAAATAATCCAAACATATCAGTTATTTTAACTGGCGGTGATTTAAACACAAACAAAAAATCATTAACTGGTGAACTTGCAGTTAGAACATTGAATAATATTATTGCCACTAAATGCTTTCTTGGATGCAGTGGAATCACTACAAATGGATTTACCTCAATAATCCCACAAGAAGCCTGCGTAAATGAATGCATGATTAAAAGATGTATTGGAAATGTATTTATCTTAGCCGAAACTTCAAAAATCGGACGTGAATGTAACTTTTTAAGTGGTACGATAAATATGATAAATACTTTAATAACTGACTCTTCTCCATCCGATGAACTCATAAATATCCAAAAAAAGGGTATAAAAATAATTTATTCCCATTAAAAACACCAAAAAGAGTATTTGAAAAACAAATACTCTTTTAATTTATAATTTTATTTTTTCCATCTCTTAATTTTAGTTTTTCCATCTTTAGTGCTAGAAATTTTTTGTACAAAGCCCTTAACTTGATCAAAAATATCCATTGCTATCTTTTTGTTATTTTCATTTGTAACAACTGCTTTTGCTTTTCTAAAAATTTCTTTTACAGAAAATTTATCATATCCTATGGTATGAACAACATTTCTCTTTGGTTTTTTCTTAGATTTACTATCGATGATTTTCCTTAACTCAGATATATCAAATTTAAAATTCATAACTATACTTCTCCTCTATTTTTCAGAGTAATTATTTAAAATATTTTTTGCTTTTCTTATCTCATCTTCGTTCGTTACCCACAATTCATATTCACTTAACCCTTGTACACCCATACTCACATTGCTATTTCTAAATTTCATTCCACTATCCAAAACCTGTTTAGCTGACATATGAAACGCTTTAACTTTGGTTTTCAATAAAAATTCCTTCATCACATCTGTATTCATACCTGAACCTGCCATTATAGAAATTTTACCACTCGATTTTTCATTCAAATTATTTATTAAATCAATTCCATTTAAACAATTATTTTGTTGCCCAGAAGTCAAAATTGTATGAATTCCAAGATCTATTGATTGATTCAACACTTCAAATGGATCTCGACAAACATCAAAAGCTCTATGAAGTACGATATTTATATTCCCACTAACTTCCTTTATCTCTTTCATAAAATCATAATCAAGTTCCCCATTACTTTTTAATGCTCCTACAACAATTCCATCAGCTCCAGCATCACGAAATAGTTCGACCTCATATTTCATAATATTTTTTTCATAATTTGTATATAAAAAATCTCCAAATCTAGGTCTTAAAAGAACATGGATAGGTATATTAGATATCTTTCTAATTTCTTTAAACAAGAATATACTCGGACTCGTCCCCCCAATTATCAAATTCGCACAAAGCTCTAGTCTATCTGCACCGCCATTTATTGCATTTATAGCTGATTCAACACTATCAATACAACACTCCAAAATAAATTTATTTTTCATGTAAAAGCCCTCTCACAATTAAAGATATCATTAATAATAAGATACTTTAAAATGAGGATGTTTTAAAGTATAATTTAAATTAAAATTATATAATTTTGAGGTCACAATACATGAAATATATTTATATATTCTTAGGGGGTTTATTTTTTATAATTGGAGTAATTGGAATAGCTCTACCTTTAATACCAACAACTCCCCTATTTCTATTAACACTAGTTTGTTTTACAAAATCTTCTCCCAAACTTGAAAAAAAATTTATCGAATCTAAATTCTACAAAAAATATCTAGAAGACTTCATGAAAAATAAAAGACTTCCTCTAAAACGCAAAATATTTTTGTTATGTTTGGCTACAACCATGATGTCTTTTCCCTTAATAATACTTGATAACCTAATAATTAAACTTATAGTTATAATACTACTTGCATATCTTTATTACTATTTTTTATTCAAAATAAAAAATTATTGAGACCATAATTCTTTTAATGTATAATTAGGAATATAGTAAATTTAAGGAGGTTAATGATGTTAGATTTTAAAGTTAAAAGTATAATAAAAGACTGCGTTCCAGTATTAAGAGAACGTGGAGTTGAATTAACAGAAAATTTTTATGATTTAATGTTCACCAACAATCCAGAAGTTAGACCTCTTTTTGATGAAGATAGACAAAAAAGTGGTAAACAAGCTAAAGCCTTAGCTGCTTCGCTTCTTGCGGTTGCTCAAAATATCGATGACTTAGAAAAAATTCTTCCAACTGTTAAAAAAATTGGAGAATCTCATGTTAAAGCAAAAGTTTTACCTGAACACTACCCAATAGTTGGAAAAAATCTCTTATTAGCAATCAAAAAAACTTTAGGTGATGCTGCAACAGATGATGTTATTAATGCATTTTCTGAAGTTTACACATATATTTCTAAAATATTTATAGACGTAGAAAAGGAACTTTATAATAATCTTTAACATAGTAAAGAGGAACAATTAATTATTTTTATTAATTGTTCCTCTTATCATTTTTTAGACAATTAAAGTTGTATTGAATATCTTTTTGTTGTAAAATCCAAAATATAAATAAACAATTACCTAATTTTTTTTAAATATAAGGGGGATACACATAATGAATCAAAATAACAAAGAATTTATACAAGATCCTTGGGCAAGAGTAACTACAAGAAATGGTCTTGCTGGGGATGAGGTTATATCTTCACTACAAAAATGTATAAGACGTGGACTTGTTGAGGAAGCTTGTAAATTTGCTTACGAAATGTATATAACATCACCCCAAATGGAGGATAAACTTTGGAGAAGACTCATCACTATAACTGTTGAAGATATTGGTATGGGTGACGTTAATGCTCCAATACTAATAAACAACTTAAATGAAATGAGAAAAAATTATGCTTACGCTGATGGCGATAGACCAATATTTTTCATACACGCAATCAGATATCTATGTGAGTGCCAAAAAGATCGCTCAAGTGATTTACTTAAAAATATAATTATAAAGAATTTTGCTATGGGCTTTGTTCCTGAAATTCCAGATTTTGCTTTAGATAAGCACACTATAAGAGGAGCAAAAATGGGAAGAGATTCATTCCATTTCTTGAATGAAGCAAGTAAAGTAATTCCTCAACTCCCTATAAACAACGACTATAAAGAGCGTTACGAAGAAATATTAAAAAAATATAATCCTAATGATGTTTGCGATTCAGCATTTAAATATAATCCTTGGCAGGAATAATAAAACGAAAGGTTTAATGAGAAATGAAATCGAATTCAATATTTGAAAAACTAGATAAAACGTTATCACCAATAAGCACAAAAATAGCAAACCAACGTCATTTAAGAGCCGTTTCAACTGGTATGATGCTCACACTACCTCTAATTGTAATAGGCTCCCTTTTTCTAATAATAGCAAACCCACCAATAAATCCAGATATAATTGATCCAAATACAACAAATATATTTTTAAAATTTCTTCTTTCATGGAAATCGTTTGCAGTAGAAAATTATTCCTTAATCACTACTCCATATGATATGACAATGGGACTTTTAGGTGTTGCATCAGCATTTACAATTTCATATGCTTTAGCTAATGAATATAAGATGAAAAGCATAATGTCAGGGCTTATATCAATGTGTGTATATTTTATGGTATCTGCAACTGTAATTGAAGGAAATATATCGACGGCATTTTTAGGGTCTGACGGGTTATTTGTTGCAATAATCATTGGTCTTTTATCAGTAGAAATAACTAGATTAATAGAAAAAAAGGGGTTTCAAATTAAAATGCCAGACAGTGTTCCCCCTGCTGTAACATCGTTTATAAATTCAATGTTTCCACTACTTGCAAACATCCTAATCATATATGGAATAAACATAATAATAAAAGTTAACTTTAATATGTCAATTCCTCAAGCTATAATGTCTATATTGAATCCTGCTCTTTCTGTCGTAGATAATTTATGGGGATTTTTATTAATCATGACATTTGGAAATCTATTGTGGATTATAGGCGTTAATGGTACATCAATAATTTTCCCAATTGTATTTACTCTTGGGATAACTAACACTGGACTCAATGCTGATTTGCTTGCATCAGGTCAAACTCCAAATCTTTTAATGAACCTACAAATGTTTAGAATTACAGTTCTTGGTGGAGCTGGGAATACATTGGGACTTATAATTTTAATGATGTTTAGTAAATCTGTTCATTTAAAATCATTAGGTAAGCTATCGATTGTTCCAGGAATATGTGGAATCAATGAGCCTATAATTTTTGGTGCTCCAATTGTATTTAATACAATGCTCGTTATACCATTTTTATTAACTCCAATAGTTACAGTAAGCATGACATATTTTGCACAAAAAATTGGATTAATAGGTCTTGGATATTTAGTTGATCCATCATTTACTCCATTCTTTGCTCAAGCTTACTTATCATCACTTGATTTTAGAAATGTTATATTTTCATTCTTTTTAGTTCTCGTAAGTCTTGTTATATACTATCCGTTCTTCAAAGTTTATGAAAAAAATACACTAATCAAAGAAACTAAATAAAAACAATTAAAAGGCATATCAATCTTGATATGCCTTTTATCTTTTTAAATAATCTTGCAAATTTTTAGAGTATTTAAATCAAATATCGGGAATAATATTCATGTTTTATGTTCAATAATTTTTTTCACATTGTAAATTACAAGGAGTGAGATGAATGAAAGATATGGAAAACAACAATTTATTTCCAATTAGTTTGCTAATAGATCGAATAATTTCTAAATTTAATCCAACTAATTGCGAAAATTTATATATTATTTATTCGTTTATATTTGACGATAACGATCCTATATATTTAGAAGTTAAAGATGGTTTTTGTAAAATTTTAAATCATACTCCTTTACATATAAATACAACTATTAGAACAAGTCATAAAATTTGGCAAGAAATTTGTTTAAATAAAGCATCATTAAAAAATGCACTAAAAGAAAACCTAATTAAATGTGATGGTGAAATTAAAAATTACATATTGCTATGCAACCTACTTGAAAAAGATTTACCTAATGACATAAAAAATTCCAATGCATTCTCTATCTCAAAAACTTCATCTAATGAAAACACTTCAAAAAATAAAGAGTTAACCCAAAATCAAAACACCATAACTAAAATCGAAACACCTTCAAACATAATAACCATAACAGAACCTAATCTTCCAGAAATTGAGGTAGATGAATCTACTATTTCAGATAACAAGACATCCATACTAATCAATACCGTACCAAATGATAACATAAAAACAGAAGATAAGAATGCAAATAAAAAATCAATAAAACATCATAAAAAAAGGAAATTCAAGAAAAACATCTTTAGTAAAGATAAGAAACCTAAAAAGAATAAAACTCCCAAAATAAAATCAAACAACATAAAATATCTTTCAATAAGATCTCTATTAAATGTAATGGTAGCAAATTTTAACCACGCTCTTGCAAACGACCTAAACATAACATACAAATTTATATTTGAAAATCCAAAACCAATTTATCTTGTAATTAAAAATAAAACTGCAAAATTACGCTATCAATTAAATGACGAAATAAACACTACAATAATATCAAATTATAAAACTTGGTACAAAATAATTTTTAAAAATTTAAAAATCGAAACTGCACTATTGGACGAAAAAATTAAATGCATTGGGGAAACTAAAAATTTAGAGTTGTTAAACAAATTGTTTAAACATGTCGAAGAAAACAACGAACAAAAAATTACAACTTTAAAACTTAATCCCATAATTTGGTTTGTTTTAGCTATAATACCCTGGTTATTTTACTGGACACTTTTACACATTTGTCAACCACTATTCACTTCAACTTTCGCTGTTTTATACACTACAATTTTTATAACAATCATAAAACCTAGACATTTTAAAAAAATCACAAAACTTGAAGCGTTAACATTAATTATTTTTCCATTTTACAATCTATTTAATGTTTTAAATCCAATTGTATTTAACGATATTGTTTCATCATTTTTCCTCAACATAATATTAATTTTAACTCTTTTCATGAGTTCAGGATGCGAAAAATCAATTATGTCGGAATATTCCGAAATTTCTTATAATTCAGAAATTGCTAAAACAATTCTCTTCAAAAATATAAATAAAAATTTAACAATATTATGGTCAATTTTATTTACAATTAGATTCATTTTATCATTAGTTTTAGACACACCTTTGCACACTATATCTTATATATTTATCGGATTTGGGATATTCATTTCATGGATATATTTGAAATTAAACCTAAATATCAAAGGCTGAATATTTATATATTCAGCCTTTTGTTTACATTTAATTCATTTTTTTGATATTGACTTAACAATAAATTTTTTTTATACTATATTTATGCAATCAAGTTATTGCATAAAAAATATTACAAAATATCACATAGTAATAGTTTTTTAAGAGTTGGTATTTTATTTTATATAGAATTCATTTATAGTATGAATTCTTACATAGTAAATACTCTTTCTATACTTATATCTTTAATTTTAAATACTATAATTGGCATCTTAGTATTTGAGAATAAAAATATAAGTGTTCCTAATTAATACAATAGGTGATTTTAGCTTAGTATTTATTAATTTGAGTGTTAATTGTTTTGTAGCCTGATTAATATTCTTGCTTACGGTTTTACTAAGTTTCCCATTTACATATTTAAATAGGACAAGTTAGAGTGTAAGGCTTAATGCTTTATTCCTATTATTATAAATAAATTATTAACTCAAAACCGATTGTAGAATAAAAAGTCAATACAATCAAAACAACTGGGTATAGGTTTTAAAAATCTATACCCTACTCTATTTTTTAATCAGTAATCTTTTAAAATGCCTTTTAACTTTGCTAATATCTTTTTTTCAATACGAGAAACTTGAACTTGACTAATCCCAAGTACAGAAGCTACCTGTATTTGTGTCTTATCTTTAAAATATCTAAGCATTATAATTTGCCTACTTTTCTCATCAAGTTTACTTATCATTTCTTTCAATACAAGTCTGTTTAAAATAATAGAATCATCAGATGCCTTTTCTTCAATTTTATCAATCAAAAGAATCGGCGATCCATCATCTTGATGCACAGTATCATATAAATACTGTGTACTAGAACAAGAATCTATAGCTAAAATTATATCTTCAACACTCAACTTAGTGTATTCAGCCAATTCATAAACTGTTGGTTCTCTATTTAGCTCTTTTGTAAGCTCATCACGCTTAAACATTATTTTTCTCGATATCCCTTTTACATTTCTGCTAATTTTAACGATACCATCATCTCTTAAAAACCTTTTTATTTCACCCAAGATCATAGGAACAGCATACGTAGAGAATTTAACATTATACTCACTATTAAAATTTTTAATAGCTTTAATAAGTCCAAGTGCCCCGACTTGGTAAATATCATCGTAGTCGTATCCTCTACCCAAAAATTTCTTACTTAGTGATGCAACTAATGGTAAATTAACCTCCAAGAGCAAATCTTCAGCTTTTTTATCTCCATTTCTTACTCTCTTTAAAAGTTCATCATTTTCATAATGACGTAAAGCATTGCTGAAGACTGAATTTTCATATGCCATTATACACTCACCTTACTTTTTTATATACTTTACCATTTTAATATGAGTTCCCTTATCTCTGCTACTATCAACATATAATTCGTCCATAAAACTTTCCATCACTGAAAATCCCATGCCCGAACGTTCAAGATCAGGTCTTGATGTATATAGAGGCTCTCTTGCCTGATCAATATTATCAATTCCACATCCATAGTCTATAATACTTATTGTAACTTTATATTTGTCATTGTCATTATTGTCTTCTTCATTATCTTCAATACCAACATTAATAACTACATTAGTATTTTTATCTTCATTATAACCATGTATTATAGCGTTAGTAACAGCCTCTGACACTGCAGTTTTAACATCGCTAATCTCTTCAAGTGTTGGGTCAAGTTGAGCAATAAATGCAGCGACAGCAACCCTAGCAAAACTTTCATTGCTAGACCTACTGCTTAAAGTTAAACTCATACTATTTTGCATACAAATCCCCCTAAGCATTATTCATAACCTCTGTTAAATCACTATGTATTTTTACAATTTTATTAATACCCGACAATTCAATAACTTTTTTAATTGTTTGATTCAAATTAACTAAAAACACTTGTCCATTCTTAGCTGTTATCTTTTTATGTCTTCCAATTATTATTCCAATGCCTGAACTATCCATAAACGAAACATTTTTAAAATCAAAAACTAAATTTTTAGAAGTGGAAGTATCTATGTAGTAATCTATTTTTATCCTTATATATTCAGCTGAATGATGATCTAATTCTCCATTAAGATAAGCTACAATAGTATTATTTTGCTCTTCACAAAAAACTTCCAAAAAAAACATCCTTTCTAAAAAACGAATTTGGGATATCTTGAATATGTAAAAATTTTACAATATTATAATAATAAATTCAATATAAAAATGTAAATATTTTCTATATTCTTATAAAAATTCAATATACCAAAATTTTTATATGCTAAAATCTTATACTACTTTACTAATTGTATAATCTTGATATCATTATTTATCCTATAAACTAAATGATCACTATTTTTCATAACAAGACAAATATCTTCATCATCATAAAGTTTTTTGAAAAGCTTCAATTTATTTTCAACACTCAATAAAAATTTTTCATTTATTGTTTGTATTGGAACATCATTTTTATATGTAACAGAATCATTCATCTTATTTAATATAAAGCTCAAAACACTATCCAAATCTTCATTCAATAAATACAAATAAATCTCCATAATACATGAAAGATCTATCTCTTCTAAAAGATCTACAAGTTTTATATACAACTTAATATCAAAATTATTTTTAAATTTCATTCCAACTAATATTGAATCGATCTTGAATAAAATATTTTTAATATCTTTATTACTAAAAATTCCATCGCAAATATTTTTGATATGTTTAATATTAATTGGTTGACTTGTATAATGCACATTTAAATTTAATCTACTAACATAACCTTCTATAATTCCAAAAATATTTTTATTAAAATTATTAAAAATCTTATAGAAAACATTCCGAATTTCGTTTAATATAGTCGCCTGGTCAAATGAGTCTTCTAAATCATTCAATAATTTTATAACATTATAACCATCACCAAATAGGAAAAAATATCTTTCACTACAATATTTCATCTATTTTTTACTCCTCATTATTACAAAATTGTTAACTATTTATTACTATTTTAACACATTGTTAACTTTTCACACAATATATTAAAAACAAAAAAACCTCCATTAGGAGGTTAAATACCATTTAATATAAACTCTTTGATCAAACTTACATAATTCGTTAAACGCTCTTTTATTCTCTTGTCAAAAAAATTCTCTAGAAAGTTCATATTATCCATTGGTGTGTGAATTATTCTTCCAAACATTTCGGTCTGTGTACGTCCGTCATTTTCCCCAGCGTTCCAATTTGTCGATTCAAAATATAAAACAGGTATTCCGCTTTCAAAAAAAGGGTAATAATCGCTTTTGGTATTCGTAAAACTTACATCTTCCCCATCTCTTAAATTAACTTTTATATCTATCTCCATATTTTGAGCAATCTCCATAAGCTTCTCCAGAAATAAATTATCTGTTTCTTCAATTTTTTCATCTTTATAAACATTATAGACATACATATTATCTCCAGATACTAATGTATCCAAGTTAATCATGTATTTTATTCTTTCCTTCTCCGAATCACTCAATGACTCTACATAATTATAAGATCCGTGAAGTCCACGCCCCAATAAATTTATCTCTTCCGCTCCAAAAAATATAAATTTTAAATCATACGGGGTATTGATATCTCGAAAAATTTTGCAAAGTTCTAAGAGTATAGAAATTCCTGAACCATTGTCATCAAATGCATTTCCTTCGATACGTCCATCATAATGTGCTCCTAAAATTATAACTTTTGAAGAATCCATACCTTTTTTATTCACTTCGATATTTTCAGTTTCGTGTCCATCGACATCAAATTTATCTATATTGACCTTATAACCCAAATCTTTCAAAACATTTTTTATGTACTTTCTTGAATTTATTTCACTTTGTGTTAAGAACACTCTATTCCCTATCGATGAAAATTTTAATAAATGTTTGTATGCAATATCTCCATTTATAGCCATTACATTAAACGAATCAAAATTATAAATCAATATTAATAGAACTACAACTATATGAATATATTTCTTCAATGCAATATCACCCCTCATAATACTATTTTCTCAAAATTATTTCGTCATAATAAAATGTTTTAAATATGTTAACTGAATTTATTCCAAAAATTCTTCTATTATAAACATCAAATTTCTTACATTGAAACAATGGAATCACAGGCAAATCTTCTTTTAAAATTTCATAAGCTTCAATATAAAAATCCTTATTTGACTCTATATCAAAATTTCTATTGATATGCGTTAATATTTCATCTAATCTTTGATTCGAATAAAAAATATGATTATCCATCCCCGACGTGTGAAAACTTCTATACCAACTACTACCAGAAATAAACCCATCGCTTACTAAAAATAGATCATAATCATTTTTCTTCGAAATAAAATCAGAAATATTATAAATATCGAATTCTTCTTTAATCAATGAGATCCCAGCATTTTTCAAATCTAACTCTATTTTTGGATAAATATTCTGACATAGCTTATCATTTTTTTGGACAAGAATTTTAAATTGTAAGGCTTTTCCATCTTTTTCAAAAATATCGTACCTATTTTTAATCCATCCTTGCTCATTCAAAACCCTAACTGCTTCTATTTTGTTAAAAGTATTTTTCACATTATCCTTGTCATAAAAAAATTTATAAAAAATCCTATCAATCGGACTATCTATAACATTTAATTTTAAGTTTGATACACTTTCCGCAATTTTATTTTTATCTATAGCCAAATTAATGGCTTTCCTAACAGGAATCTCCTTTAACGATTCATTTGAATGATTAATTCCAATCGAAACATAGCCATATGAATCAAATATGTATCCATTTAAAAATTGAGCATTCGCTGTTTTTTCGATATTTTCATTATTGAATAAAACATCATACGCTATATCAATATCACCTGAAATTAAATTTCTTATGTAATTTTCCTCGTCAACTTTTT is from Candidatus Arthromitus sp. SFB-rat-Yit and encodes:
- the spoIIAB gene encoding anti-sigma F factor gives rise to the protein MQNSMSLTLSSRSSNESFARVAVAAFIAQLDPTLEEISDVKTAVSEAVTNAIIHGYNEDKNTNVVINVGIEDNEEDNNDNDKYKVTISIIDYGCGIDNIDQAREPLYTSRPDLERSGMGFSVMESFMDELYVDSSRDKGTHIKMVKYIKK
- a CDS encoding YbaN family protein, encoding MKYIYIFLGGLFFIIGVIGIALPLIPTTPLFLLTLVCFTKSSPKLEKKFIESKFYKKYLEDFMKNKRLPLKRKIFLLCLATTMMSFPLIILDNLIIKLIVIILLAYLYYYFLFKIKNY
- a CDS encoding alkyl sulfatase C-terminal domain-containing protein, whose amino-acid sequence is MKDMENNNLFPISLLIDRIISKFNPTNCENLYIIYSFIFDDNDPIYLEVKDGFCKILNHTPLHINTTIRTSHKIWQEICLNKASLKNALKENLIKCDGEIKNYILLCNLLEKDLPNDIKNSNAFSISKTSSNENTSKNKELTQNQNTITKIETPSNIITITEPNLPEIEVDESTISDNKTSILINTVPNDNIKTEDKNANKKSIKHHKKRKFKKNIFSKDKKPKKNKTPKIKSNNIKYLSIRSLLNVMVANFNHALANDLNITYKFIFENPKPIYLVIKNKTAKLRYQLNDEINTTIISNYKTWYKIIFKNLKIETALLDEKIKCIGETKNLELLNKLFKHVEENNEQKITTLKLNPIIWFVLAIIPWLFYWTLLHICQPLFTSTFAVLYTTIFITIIKPRHFKKITKLEALTLIIFPFYNLFNVLNPIVFNDIVSSFFLNIILILTLFMSSGCEKSIMSEYSEISYNSEIAKTILFKNINKNLTILWSILFTIRFILSLVLDTPLHTISYIFIGFGIFISWIYLKLNLNIKG
- the sigF gene encoding RNA polymerase sporulation sigma factor SigF encodes the protein MAYENSVFSNALRHYENDELLKRVRNGDKKAEDLLLEVNLPLVASLSKKFLGRGYDYDDIYQVGALGLIKAIKNFNSEYNVKFSTYAVPMILGEIKRFLRDDGIVKISRNVKGISRKIMFKRDELTKELNREPTVYELAEYTKLSVEDIILAIDSCSSTQYLYDTVHQDDGSPILLIDKIEEKASDDSIILNRLVLKEMISKLDEKSRQIIMLRYFKDKTQIQVASVLGISQVQVSRIEKKILAKLKGILKDY
- a CDS encoding DeoR/GlpR family DNA-binding transcription regulator, giving the protein MSILKISKKIINTRRGKILMEIQTSDKVFVNTLSKKLKVSPLTIRRDLQVLEDNGFIERFYGGAKFKNKNLYIKERKDYIDSIAKIASNYVEDNDIIFVNTSKITLKMLEYIHNKNVNVITNNANAILINNPNISVILTGGDLNTNKKSLTGELAVRTLNNIIATKCFLGCSGITTNGFTSIIPQEACVNECMIKRCIGNVFILAETSKIGRECNFLSGTINMINTLITDSSPSDELINIQKKGIKIIYSH
- a CDS encoding globin domain-containing protein, which codes for MLDFKVKSIIKDCVPVLRERGVELTENFYDLMFTNNPEVRPLFDEDRQKSGKQAKALAASLLAVAQNIDDLEKILPTVKKIGESHVKAKVLPEHYPIVGKNLLLAIKKTLGDAATDDVINAFSEVYTYISKIFIDVEKELYNNL
- a CDS encoding copper homeostasis protein CutC; the protein is MKNKFILECCIDSVESAINAINGGADRLELCANLIIGGTSPSIFLFKEIRKISNIPIHVLLRPRFGDFLYTNYEKNIMKYEVELFRDAGADGIVVGALKSNGELDYDFMKEIKEVSGNINIVLHRAFDVCRDPFEVLNQSIDLGIHTILTSGQQNNCLNGIDLINNLNEKSSGKISIMAGSGMNTDVMKEFLLKTKVKAFHMSAKQVLDSGMKFRNSNVSMGVQGLSEYELWVTNEDEIRKAKNILNNYSEK
- a CDS encoding PTS sugar transporter subunit IIC, with product MKSNSIFEKLDKTLSPISTKIANQRHLRAVSTGMMLTLPLIVIGSLFLIIANPPINPDIIDPNTTNIFLKFLLSWKSFAVENYSLITTPYDMTMGLLGVASAFTISYALANEYKMKSIMSGLISMCVYFMVSATVIEGNISTAFLGSDGLFVAIIIGLLSVEITRLIEKKGFQIKMPDSVPPAVTSFINSMFPLLANILIIYGINIIIKVNFNMSIPQAIMSILNPALSVVDNLWGFLLIMTFGNLLWIIGVNGTSIIFPIVFTLGITNTGLNADLLASGQTPNLLMNLQMFRITVLGGAGNTLGLIILMMFSKSVHLKSLGKLSIVPGICGINEPIIFGAPIVFNTMLVIPFLLTPIVTVSMTYFAQKIGLIGLGYLVDPSFTPFFAQAYLSSLDFRNVIFSFFLVLVSLVIYYPFFKVYEKNTLIKETK
- the ulaG gene encoding L-ascorbate 6-phosphate lactonase — translated: MSKIDEITRESWILGAFPEWGTWLNEEIDEEVVEKGTFAMWWIGCTGIWVKTHQNTNISIDLWFGNGKRSKKVKEMDKYHQMRNMTGGRATQPNLRAAPIVFDPFAVKNVDAVLSTHYHNDHIDPFYAAAVMKNVEKKVPFIGPKKCIEKWLSYGVPADRCVEVKPGDVVKINEVEIVVLDSFDRTCLVTADEDIRGVCPTDMDEKAVNYLIKTDAGSIYHSGDSHYSVYYAKHGKDYEIDVALGSFGENPIGNQDKMTSIDVLRMAEALQCKVVIPFHYDVWTNFKADPQEVNMLYEYKKDVLQYKFKPFIWDVGGKFIYPNDKDKRQYHYRRGFEDCFTDEPNVPFRSIL